One window of the Acidobacteriota bacterium genome contains the following:
- a CDS encoding Gldg family protein, with the protein MEILKSILNYVGGILIIAGGICYRVWPQKKYLFLFLFAAGLISLFVYFYLNREKFRERVKIKYLLYSGNIFLILLLVLAIVGSLNYLFSKVHYRIDLTEGKIHSLSDQSIKVLKNLKKDVVITGFFREGKAQRAKMEDFLKNYRYYSNKIRYTVYDPDKNPGLVKEYNVSEDGTTIFKCNNNETRITGVSEEDITNAIIKVTREERKTIYFSKGHGEFSIADDSDRGYSQAKKTLEELGYNIKEIFLAEEPGFPHDCVTFVAAGPKKDFLPQELSALERYLKNGGRSLLMLDPQDSPSFISFLKKWGVNVGDDFIVDTVSRILGGDYLMPVVSQYSSHPITEKFRYATFFPYARSVEVLNPAPEGITAQVIGSTSPNSWASTQFGSREISFNPEKDRKGPVPIVVSSTWKAEGETKKEGRLIVFGDSDFASNQFYNLSGNGNFFTNSLNWLAEEIDLIAISPKTAAPRTIQLTASQGRFIFYTILVIIPGLFIIMGIFIYFRRRSL; encoded by the coding sequence ATGGAAATTCTAAAATCAATTTTGAATTATGTCGGTGGAATACTGATTATAGCTGGAGGAATATGTTATAGAGTGTGGCCTCAGAAAAAATATCTATTTCTTTTTCTTTTTGCTGCAGGACTCATTTCATTGTTCGTTTATTTTTATCTGAACAGGGAGAAATTTAGGGAAAGGGTAAAAATTAAGTATTTACTTTATTCGGGAAATATATTTCTGATTCTCCTTCTTGTGCTTGCTATCGTGGGCTCGCTGAATTATCTTTTTTCAAAAGTTCATTATCGTATAGATTTGACCGAAGGAAAGATTCACAGCCTTTCAGACCAGTCGATAAAAGTCCTTAAAAATCTAAAGAAAGATGTGGTTATAACAGGATTTTTTAGAGAAGGAAAAGCCCAGAGAGCAAAGATGGAGGACTTTTTAAAGAATTATAGGTATTATTCCAATAAAATAAGATACACAGTTTATGACCCTGATAAAAACCCTGGCCTTGTAAAAGAATACAATGTCTCTGAGGATGGCACCACAATTTTTAAATGTAACAACAATGAGACAAGAATAACAGGGGTTTCTGAAGAAGATATAACAAATGCGATAATTAAAGTTACAAGGGAAGAGAGAAAGACAATTTATTTTTCAAAAGGACATGGAGAATTTTCCATCGCTGATGATTCTGATAGGGGATATTCTCAGGCTAAAAAGACTTTAGAAGAATTGGGTTACAACATTAAAGAAATATTTCTGGCAGAAGAGCCTGGGTTTCCCCATGATTGCGTTACTTTTGTTGCAGCAGGACCAAAAAAGGATTTTCTTCCTCAGGAATTATCTGCCTTAGAAAGGTACCTGAAGAATGGCGGGAGGTCTTTGTTAATGTTAGACCCTCAGGATTCGCCAAGTTTTATTTCATTTCTGAAAAAATGGGGGGTAAATGTGGGAGATGATTTTATCGTGGATACAGTTTCCCGGATATTGGGAGGAGATTATCTAATGCCTGTGGTAAGTCAGTATTCCTCCCATCCAATAACAGAAAAATTCAGGTATGCTACTTTTTTCCCATATGCTCGTTCAGTGGAGGTATTAAATCCAGCTCCTGAAGGAATTACGGCTCAGGTTATCGGAAGCACATCTCCAAATAGCTGGGCATCAACTCAATTCGGTTCCAGGGAGATTTCATTTAACCCTGAAAAAGACAGGAAGGGCCCTGTTCCCATAGTGGTTTCTTCAACCTGGAAGGCTGAGGGAGAAACTAAAAAGGAAGGAAGGTTAATCGTATTCGGCGATTCAGATTTTGCGTCAAATCAATTTTATAACCTATCAGGAAATGGAAACTTTTTTACAAATTCCTTAAACTGGTTAGCAGAAGAAATTGATTTAATTGCCATATCTCCGAAAACAGCAGCTCCGAGAACAATTCAATTGACAGCATCTCAGGGAAGATTCATATTCTATACCATTCTCGTTATCATTCCTGGCTTGTTCATCATCATGGGCATCTTTATATATTTTCGAAGGAGGAGCTTATGA
- the recN gene encoding DNA repair protein RecN — MLKFLRIKNLAIIEDLELELGSGLNILTGETGAGKSIIIDGIKLILGERAESDLIRTGEKKALIEAIIDIDKNQYIKAEFPELPWEEENEIILRREIHSAGKGRITFNGSPIPLSILKKFGEEILDIYGQNDHIFLLDLNFHLQFLDLYGKNLNLKNEVSNLWHELKRLEKEMELIEKTERERIQRLDFLEYQIKEIESANLKLDEDKELGRERNILANAEKIYQISQEAVELSYSSETSIISQLKSLKKKIGELTHYEERFLEEIKNLEEISTKLDEFSRFLINFNEKVEVNPAKLEKIEERLHQIEKLKKKWGSTIEEILKSLKNAKIEKENLMKFEEKQDLLKREIDDKKDIYINKSSLLSEKRKEALKKLEEEVEKAISLLGMEKAKFIVNFITKDLSEIKSGENGLDEVEFFISPNVGEDPRPLRKIASGGELSRIMLALKSLGKEMEESKTLIFDEIDSGIGGKVAEIVGERLKKLANFNQVICVTHLPQIASFAENHFRIEKKIERGRTLTEVEKLGRKERIKEIARLMVGSNITELSLKNAEEMIRKNSSFL, encoded by the coding sequence ATGCTAAAATTTTTACGAATAAAAAATTTAGCCATAATAGAAGACCTTGAACTTGAACTAGGCAGTGGTTTAAACATTCTTACAGGCGAAACAGGTGCTGGAAAATCGATAATAATAGACGGAATAAAACTAATCTTAGGTGAAAGAGCTGAATCTGACCTTATAAGAACTGGAGAAAAAAAAGCTTTAATAGAGGCAATAATAGATATTGATAAGAACCAGTATATAAAAGCTGAGTTCCCTGAGCTTCCCTGGGAAGAGGAAAATGAAATTATATTAAGACGGGAGATTCACTCTGCAGGCAAGGGAAGGATTACATTCAATGGTTCACCAATACCCCTTTCAATCCTTAAAAAATTTGGAGAAGAAATCCTTGATATATATGGACAGAATGACCACATTTTTTTACTCGATTTAAATTTTCACCTTCAATTTCTTGATTTATATGGGAAAAATTTAAATTTAAAAAATGAAGTCTCAAATTTATGGCATGAACTTAAAAGATTAGAAAAAGAAATGGAATTGATAGAAAAAACTGAAAGAGAAAGAATCCAGAGACTTGATTTTTTAGAATATCAGATTAAAGAAATTGAATCAGCGAACTTAAAGCTTGATGAAGACAAAGAGCTGGGAAGAGAGAGAAATATTTTGGCAAATGCAGAAAAAATATATCAGATCTCTCAAGAAGCAGTAGAATTAAGCTATTCAAGTGAAACTTCCATTATCTCCCAATTGAAATCTTTAAAAAAGAAAATTGGAGAACTTACCCATTATGAAGAAAGATTTTTAGAAGAAATTAAAAACTTAGAAGAAATATCCACAAAATTAGATGAGTTTTCAAGGTTTTTAATAAATTTCAATGAGAAAGTTGAGGTAAATCCAGCAAAATTGGAAAAAATAGAAGAAAGACTACACCAAATAGAGAAGTTGAAGAAAAAATGGGGTTCAACAATAGAAGAAATTCTCAAGTCATTAAAAAATGCAAAAATTGAAAAAGAAAATTTAATGAAATTTGAGGAAAAACAGGATCTTTTAAAAAGAGAAATCGATGATAAAAAAGATATTTATATAAATAAATCTTCTTTGCTTTCAGAAAAAAGGAAAGAAGCTTTAAAAAAATTGGAAGAAGAGGTGGAAAAAGCAATATCATTGCTCGGAATGGAAAAAGCAAAATTTATTGTTAACTTCATCACAAAAGATTTATCTGAAATAAAATCAGGAGAGAACGGACTTGATGAGGTAGAATTTTTTATATCGCCCAATGTAGGAGAAGACCCGAGACCCCTAAGAAAAATAGCTTCTGGAGGTGAATTGTCAAGAATAATGCTTGCGTTAAAATCGCTGGGAAAAGAAATGGAAGAATCAAAAACTTTAATATTTGACGAAATAGATTCAGGTATAGGCGGGAAGGTGGCAGAGATTGTGGGAGAGAGGTTAAAAAAATTAGCAAATTTCAATCAGGTAATCTGTGTTACCCATCTTCCTCAGATTGCATCATTTGCAGAGAATCATTTCAGAATCGAGAAAAAAATTGAAAGAGGAAGAACTCTTACAGAGGTGGAAAAACTGGGCAGAAAAGAAAGAATTAAAGAAATAGCGAGGTTGATGGTTGGAAGCAACATTACAGAGTTATCTCTCAAGAATGCAGAAGAAATGATAAGAAAAAATTCCTCATTCTTATAA
- a CDS encoding DUF4340 domain-containing protein, with product MKWRVVLILFVILALIFIAIYFVEKKEERKEKIEGRLFNVNPEDVYKLSLKRGMETIVFEKKNNEWRITSPIDSKADKYSIERIVDDFSSLKYERKVESEAKDLKRYGLDKSDRELKIWAKSSPNPVNIYFGVENPIDSNIYVRSEGNEVYLIASYLKSYIDKSLFDFRDKKIFYFEKEKIKEVNYQKDEIGWKAVKKDDIWHLQSPVEALADKNKIDDILYSISNSEAKEFLKETPDDEDFKKFNLDSPSILLNLKGEEELNFKFSVREDKDTKKVYGVSSLSPILASFSETLINDLDKNVESIREKRVAVFWSYDTKKLRIKKNGQEFYLEKNKEDKWEILKPEKRKADSEKVDNFIRKLEDLEAKEFVDSYKNLDEFELRVPKIQVEIYTEENKKEKKIVMLIGKEKNDKVYVKNYQLNYLFLVDSGFLKDIPEDVKDWCRVT from the coding sequence ATGAAATGGAGGGTAGTACTTATACTATTCGTTATTCTTGCCCTTATTTTCATAGCGATCTATTTTGTTGAGAAAAAAGAGGAGAGAAAAGAAAAAATAGAGGGAAGATTATTCAATGTAAACCCAGAGGATGTGTATAAATTGTCCCTTAAAAGAGGGATGGAGACAATAGTCTTTGAGAAAAAGAACAATGAATGGAGAATAACCTCTCCCATTGATTCAAAGGCGGATAAATATTCTATTGAGAGAATTGTGGATGATTTTTCAAGTTTAAAGTATGAGAGAAAAGTTGAGAGTGAAGCTAAGGACTTGAAGAGATATGGATTGGATAAGTCTGATAGAGAGTTAAAAATATGGGCAAAATCTTCTCCGAATCCTGTAAATATATACTTTGGAGTTGAAAATCCCATTGATTCTAATATTTATGTCAGGAGCGAAGGAAATGAAGTTTATCTCATAGCTTCCTATTTAAAGAGTTACATCGATAAGTCTCTCTTTGATTTCAGGGACAAAAAAATATTTTATTTTGAGAAAGAGAAGATAAAAGAAGTAAATTATCAAAAAGATGAAATTGGCTGGAAAGCTGTTAAAAAAGATGACATCTGGCATCTTCAATCTCCTGTCGAAGCTCTTGCCGATAAAAATAAGATAGACGATATACTTTATTCAATCTCAAACTCTGAAGCCAAAGAGTTTCTGAAAGAAACTCCAGATGATGAAGATTTTAAGAAATTTAATCTTGATAGTCCCTCGATTTTGTTGAATCTTAAGGGAGAGGAAGAGTTAAATTTTAAATTTTCAGTTAGAGAAGACAAAGACACAAAAAAAGTATATGGAGTATCGAGTTTATCTCCGATCCTTGCTTCTTTTTCAGAAACTTTAATCAATGACCTGGATAAAAATGTCGAATCGATAAGAGAGAAAAGAGTCGCAGTGTTTTGGAGTTATGATACAAAAAAACTAAGGATTAAGAAAAATGGTCAGGAATTCTACCTTGAGAAAAACAAAGAGGATAAGTGGGAAATTCTGAAACCTGAAAAAAGGAAAGCCGATTCTGAGAAAGTCGATAATTTTATAAGGAAATTAGAAGATTTAGAAGCAAAAGAATTTGTTGACTCATATAAGAATCTGGATGAATTTGAACTGAGAGTACCAAAAATTCAAGTAGAAATTTATACAGAGGAGAATAAAAAAGAGAAAAAAATTGTAATGTTAATAGGAAAAGAAAAAAATGACAAAGTGTATGTAAAAAATTACCAGTTGAATTATCTTTTTCTTGTTGATTCTGGATTCTTGAAAGATATTCCTGAAGATGTAAAAGACTGGTGTCGTGTCACTTAA
- a CDS encoding ABC transporter permease subunit: MRNIIAIAQKELKIYFISPIAYAVFTIFLLISGFFYYNILMWFNLQSLQFGANPYYSSQLNINQMVYSPFFHNSSIILLLMIPLLTMRLFSEEKRLGTDELLFTSPVTTTEIIIGKYLASITILFLMLLITGMYSIFAFKYGNPQLEPILIGYLGLFLMGSAFISIGIFTSAITESQLVAAVLGFGSLLLLWVISWLGETAGMIWKGILGYLSFFEHFDDMVKGVIDTTDLVYYLSFTFFGLFLTHIVIEAKKWK; encoded by the coding sequence ATGAGAAATATAATTGCTATTGCTCAAAAGGAGCTGAAAATATATTTCATTTCTCCAATTGCTTATGCAGTATTTACAATTTTTCTTTTGATCTCAGGTTTTTTCTATTACAACATTTTGATGTGGTTCAATTTGCAATCACTCCAGTTTGGAGCTAACCCCTATTATTCCTCTCAGTTGAACATAAACCAAATGGTTTATTCACCATTTTTTCATAATTCAAGCATTATACTTTTGCTGATGATTCCCCTTTTGACCATGAGGCTCTTCTCTGAAGAGAAAAGACTCGGAACTGATGAACTTTTATTTACATCTCCTGTAACTACCACAGAGATAATCATTGGAAAATATTTAGCTTCAATAACCATCCTTTTTCTCATGCTTCTTATAACCGGAATGTATTCAATTTTTGCATTTAAATACGGAAACCCTCAGTTAGAACCCATTCTAATTGGTTATTTAGGATTGTTTTTAATGGGGTCGGCTTTTATTTCAATTGGAATATTCACATCTGCAATAACTGAAAGTCAGCTTGTTGCAGCAGTTTTAGGATTCGGATCATTGCTTCTTCTCTGGGTTATAAGCTGGCTCGGTGAGACAGCTGGAATGATATGGAAAGGAATATTGGGTTATCTATCTTTTTTTGAACATTTTGATGATATGGTAAAAGGAGTTATCGATACTACTGACCTTGTTTATTATTTAAGCTTTACTTTTTTTGGATTATTTTTAACGCACATTGTAATAGAAGCAAAAAAGTGGAAATAG
- the miaB gene encoding tRNA (N6-isopentenyl adenosine(37)-C2)-methylthiotransferase MiaB translates to MFHIKTFGCQMNVYDSEKISGILCSLGLRQSKDGELSDIYIVNTCAVREKSEEKLFSYLGRLNEIKKKKDTIIGVAGCVAQVEKDKIFKRAPSVDFIIGPDSYKDLSSIIKDAIKKREKIISTKRHKIFQELDNILPLRKNNFSAYVTVMEGCNKFCSFCIVPFARGREKCRKFNVLLSEVNNLSKNGFREITFLGQNIDSYRDPETNLSLKDLLAEANNIQEIEWIRFITSHPKDITEEFISSLSRLEKITKYIHLPVQAGSNQVLEKMKRGYTREEFIRKIEMIREIIPDVSIGTDVIVGFPGESDDDFSKTLELLEKIKFDNLFSFKYSPRPGTAAYKMKYDVPNSEKIKRLMEVQNKQNEIQLQKNRQFLGKIVKAFVTGLSKKDPHVFSGRDEGNRVINLKANGNVLGKFIRVKIESVGPHSLNGYLEEIID, encoded by the coding sequence ATGTTTCATATAAAAACATTTGGATGCCAGATGAATGTTTATGATTCAGAGAAAATCTCAGGAATTCTATGTTCTCTCGGTTTAAGACAGTCAAAAGATGGAGAACTGTCAGACATTTATATCGTCAATACGTGCGCGGTAAGGGAAAAATCCGAAGAAAAATTATTCTCTTATCTGGGAAGGTTAAATGAAATAAAAAAGAAAAAAGACACTATAATTGGAGTGGCTGGATGTGTTGCTCAGGTGGAGAAGGATAAAATATTTAAAAGAGCTCCCTCTGTAGATTTTATAATTGGTCCTGATTCATACAAAGATCTATCCTCAATCATAAAAGATGCAATTAAAAAAAGGGAGAAGATTATCTCGACAAAAAGACATAAAATTTTTCAAGAACTCGATAACATTCTCCCTTTAAGAAAAAATAATTTCTCAGCTTATGTAACAGTGATGGAAGGCTGCAACAAATTCTGTTCTTTCTGTATAGTTCCTTTTGCAAGAGGAAGAGAAAAATGCAGGAAATTCAATGTACTTCTATCAGAAGTAAACAATCTGTCAAAAAATGGCTTCAGAGAAATTACATTCCTCGGACAAAACATAGATTCATACAGAGACCCTGAGACCAATCTTTCTCTAAAAGATTTGTTAGCTGAAGCTAATAATATACAGGAGATTGAATGGATAAGGTTTATCACCTCTCATCCTAAAGATATAACAGAGGAATTTATTTCATCCCTATCAAGGCTTGAAAAAATTACAAAATACATTCATCTTCCTGTCCAGGCAGGTTCTAATCAGGTTTTGGAAAAGATGAAAAGAGGCTATACAAGAGAAGAATTTATAAGAAAAATAGAAATGATAAGAGAAATAATTCCAGATGTATCAATAGGAACAGATGTAATAGTGGGATTCCCTGGTGAATCAGATGATGATTTTTCAAAAACTTTAGAACTCTTAGAAAAAATCAAATTTGATAATTTATTTTCATTTAAATATTCTCCAAGACCTGGAACAGCTGCCTACAAAATGAAATATGATGTGCCAAATTCTGAAAAAATAAAAAGACTGATGGAAGTTCAGAATAAACAGAATGAAATACAACTACAGAAAAACAGACAATTTCTGGGAAAGATTGTAAAAGCTTTTGTGACAGGACTAAGCAAAAAAGATCCTCATGTATTTTCAGGAAGGGATGAGGGAAATAGAGTCATAAATTTAAAAGCAAACGGAAATGTTTTAGGAAAATTTATCAGAGTAAAAATCGAGTCTGTTGGGCCTCACTCTTTAAATGGCTATCTTGAAGAGATTATAGATTAA
- a CDS encoding ATP-binding cassette domain-containing protein, which produces MINVENLSKKFGEKYAVRNLSFKVSKGKIWGFLGPNGAGKTTTMRILTGYLPPSEGKASVANLDPIKDARKLKSIVGYLPENPPLYFDMTVDGYLNFVGKIKGVKSKNLKERVDYSISKTGLDEVRGRLIRNLSKGYKQRVAIAQSLIHSPEVLILDEPTLGLDPAQIIEIRELIKSFKEDHTIILSTHILAEVTQICDGVVIINEGKLVAQGELNELTSSFSDREGIFIKIRKEGAEEKKFFENFDGVKKVEKSDGGFRVEWEKGKNLKDRIIREVVIKEMGLLEVRPLSMDLEEIYLKAISQ; this is translated from the coding sequence ATGATTAATGTTGAAAATTTATCCAAAAAATTTGGAGAAAAATATGCTGTAAGAAATTTAAGTTTTAAAGTTTCAAAAGGAAAAATATGGGGATTTTTAGGACCAAATGGTGCCGGAAAAACCACTACAATGAGAATCTTAACAGGATATCTCCCTCCTTCAGAAGGAAAAGCTTCAGTAGCAAATCTTGACCCAATAAAGGATGCCAGAAAACTTAAAAGCATTGTGGGATATTTGCCGGAGAATCCTCCTCTGTATTTTGACATGACAGTTGATGGTTATTTAAATTTTGTGGGGAAGATAAAAGGGGTAAAGAGTAAAAATTTAAAAGAAAGGGTTGATTACTCAATTTCAAAAACAGGGCTTGATGAAGTAAGAGGAAGGCTTATTAGAAATTTATCAAAAGGATATAAACAGAGAGTGGCAATCGCTCAATCTTTAATTCATTCCCCAGAAGTTCTTATTCTGGATGAACCTACCCTTGGGCTGGATCCTGCTCAGATTATAGAGATTAGAGAACTGATTAAATCATTCAAAGAAGATCACACTATCATTCTCTCCACTCATATACTGGCAGAAGTTACTCAGATCTGCGATGGAGTTGTGATCATAAACGAGGGAAAACTGGTTGCCCAGGGAGAATTAAATGAATTGACCAGTTCTTTTTCTGATAGAGAGGGGATTTTCATTAAGATAAGAAAGGAAGGAGCTGAAGAGAAAAAATTTTTTGAAAATTTCGATGGTGTAAAAAAAGTTGAAAAATCTGACGGAGGATTCAGGGTTGAATGGGAAAAAGGAAAGAATTTAAAAGATAGAATCATAAGAGAGGTGGTTATAAAAGAAATGGGGCTGTTAGAAGTCAGGCCTTTGAGTATGGACCTTGAAGAAATTTATTTAAAAGCCATATCCCAATAG